GGAATGTGACGGCTTGAACCGGAATTAGACGAGTATTGTGAGGGAGAGAGGAGGGCTGCGCGCTTCCATTGCTTTATGAACTGTTTTAGCATGGTTATTTGGCGAATTGAGTTGAGCCAGTGAGAGGTGGTTGCCATGGAAATTTGGGAGATGCACTGAATTTATGAATGATGAGACCTAAATCTATGAAAGGGAAGTAAATATACCATTGCTTTGTTTGCATATGtatgtattatatttataaattgaaATGGCAGGCCTCTTTCCTAATTATTCCAATGACAACACAACAAATCTGGCCTATATATTTTgtcttatttatataattttaatttaagaaaattCTTATAAATCTAAGATATAATATATGCaatgaaatttatattttaaaaaaaatatatatatatatatattaaatttataataaattaaatttaaataaatttttttataaaagaaaatataaaatggaagatttgaattttttttttaataaattctttCATTATAAGAcatgagaaaagaaaatatataagGGAAAGCAACAAGGCattattaaaagaaaaagagaattaaaaaaCGAAAATTATTTATTCGTTAAGTGTGTGAATGGATTAGTTTGAAGCATAGTATGATTCTTTGTGTTTCCACCAATTAATGATTGTAATTGATATATTATCTTAAAATTCCTTTTCGCTTTTCTAAAAAGAAAACgtgcatatattttttttttattttatttttaatttgaataatatcttaaatctaatttctcttcttcttttttttttttggtgaaaaGGGGAGAGAAACAGCATGCAGATTACAAGAGGCGATCCCCTCTAATATCTGTTATCctctttttaataataataatacacatgaatttaacacaattataggcAAAGCAAGCAAGCAGCTACCCCTTTTGACATAATTAGAATCGTCCTCCACAACTGAAAGTAGGTTGTCAGCCTTATTTTCTTTCAATCTCGTTTTAATTAATTTGTCCAAAGCCATAGATTACTTTGTTAGTACAAACCCAAGACTTGCCCAaagattcttcttcttcttttttttttcattaaaaaaaaatgcaCATACATTGATTTTATCACTATGATTTTTGGCTCATATCGCTTAAGAAATATAATAATGTATATAAGATAATCTAtatatttacaaaaaaaaaaaaaaaatcatgcacTTGGATTTGGATCGGACAAACTGCCTGCATTTCAACAAACGCCTACTCTTAGGCTTTGgtgataaatataaattaattaagcaaAAGATTATTCATTTACACATTTGAGGATGATAATGTGTTAGCTCACAATCAGGTGATGACCAACAACTACTCATCATCTCTTTCTCTACATTAAACCCTAATTCACGTAACAAGTAGACTTCTCTCTTCTCTTCAACCACCTTCAAGATCTTCTCAAACACGGATTCTTGGCATGGGATCTTTAACACTCCCTCTTGTTGAAGCCCAAACTCCTTTTCTGCCTCTCGCAGCAGTATCCCAAAGGCTTGATGGCCCAAGTACTCTGTAGGAATCACATATCTCTTCAACTCTTTCCCAACACAAACGGCGAGAAATCCTTTCGGGACTACATCATTTGATGCTGCAGAAACATCGGTGAAAGAGAGCGTTCTTTTAATGAACTTGATGGTGTTGGTGGTGGAAGAGGAGCAGCTGGCATTGCTGATCTTTGAAGAAGTTGCTGCCTTTTTCCACTTCTTGAGGATCTGCTGAAGCCTAACAATGTCAGTGATCTTGTTAAACTTCTTTGATGAATCCATATGAGATGAGTTGCTGCAATGCAAAGAGAGATGGTTTTTGTTGCTCTAGCTATTTGAGTAGCTCCGATAGCGGCTAGTGAATCAGAGGTGAGATATTTAAAGAGGTAGTATATGCTTTTGGAGTAGTATTTAATTATATGCATGtgataaaaataaatgtaaatgTAACTAATCATTGAAGTTAGGGGTGCAACAGCCTCAACTCAAGAATCGAAACCCATCAG
Above is a genomic segment from Hevea brasiliensis isolate MT/VB/25A 57/8 chromosome 17, ASM3005281v1, whole genome shotgun sequence containing:
- the LOC110665976 gene encoding auxin-responsive protein SAUR71-like; amino-acid sequence: MDSSKKFNKITDIVRLQQILKKWKKAATSSKISNASCSSSTTNTIKFIKRTLSFTDVSAASNDVVPKGFLAVCVGKELKRYVIPTEYLGHQAFGILLREAEKEFGLQQEGVLKIPCQESVFEKILKVVEEKREVYLLRELGFNVEKEMMSSCWSSPDCELTHYHPQMCK